In one Streptomyces venezuelae genomic region, the following are encoded:
- the fabG gene encoding 3-oxoacyl-ACP reductase FabG, which yields MGRSVFITGGNRGIGFAIAKMMAEAGDQVAVTYRSGEPPSVHGILPVQCDITDPGQVEASFKLIEAEHGPVEVLVANAGITRDGLLMRMPEEDFAAVIDTNLTAAYRLAKRATRGMLRARKGRMIFISSAVAMLGEAGQSNYAAAKAGLIGFSRSLARELGSRNITSNVVAPGLTSTDMTAVLPEERIKTLLAQIPLGSAAHPEDIAAAVRFLASDEASYITGAVLPVDGGVGMGH from the coding sequence ATGGGCCGCAGCGTCTTCATCACCGGTGGCAACCGTGGCATCGGATTCGCGATAGCCAAGATGATGGCGGAGGCTGGAGACCAGGTAGCCGTCACCTACCGCTCGGGGGAACCGCCTTCCGTACACGGCATCTTGCCGGTGCAGTGCGACATCACCGACCCCGGTCAGGTCGAGGCCTCCTTCAAGCTCATCGAGGCCGAGCACGGTCCGGTCGAAGTACTGGTGGCAAACGCGGGCATCACCCGCGATGGTCTGCTGATGCGGATGCCGGAAGAAGACTTCGCCGCGGTCATCGACACCAACCTGACGGCCGCCTACCGCCTCGCCAAGCGCGCGACGCGCGGCATGCTGCGGGCGCGCAAGGGCCGCATGATCTTCATTTCCTCCGCCGTCGCGATGCTCGGCGAGGCAGGGCAGTCCAACTACGCGGCCGCCAAGGCCGGACTCATCGGCTTCTCCCGGTCCCTGGCCCGCGAGCTGGGTTCGCGCAACATCACCTCCAACGTGGTCGCCCCCGGCCTCACCTCCACCGACATGACGGCCGTCCTGCCAGAGGAACGGATCAAGACGCTCCTCGCCCAGATCCCGCTCGGGTCGGCAGCCCACCCCGAGGACATCGCCGCGGCCGTGCGCTTCCTCGCCAGCGATGAGGCCTCCTACATCACGGGCGCCGTGCTGCCCGTGGATGGCGGCGTAGGCATGGGGCACTGA
- a CDS encoding ParB/RepB/Spo0J family partition protein yields MQRVLKMSQVHRNPRQPREYFNEDALNELATSIDKYGLMQAIEVRPDNELGGYEIVAGERRWRAHQILGRTKIRATIISEKNELQRFKRSMSENVTREDMTPFEEAHGYQRILDEEEGATIETVAADFAKTTTYVKLRLALLDLRIEIQELVQAGKIGTQAAVQIAALNFANQGSVLSKFVRGEFAADNEIVHFAFAMKQQQDQAVLLVVEEMTEEQRTERAAAQKKTRNTLDKIEQVRELLDEIARTKPLKLAETLETQVGARLDQLDRVAESLTKARWQLKQAKAHAEARELVSVNPEAEADSSAEDGADRELAAA; encoded by the coding sequence ATGCAGCGCGTCCTCAAGATGAGCCAGGTCCACCGCAACCCGCGCCAGCCGCGCGAGTACTTCAACGAGGACGCGCTGAACGAGCTGGCCACGTCGATCGACAAGTACGGCCTGATGCAGGCCATCGAGGTGCGTCCCGACAACGAGCTCGGCGGCTACGAGATCGTCGCCGGTGAGCGCCGCTGGCGCGCGCACCAGATCCTTGGCCGCACCAAGATCCGCGCCACGATCATCTCGGAGAAGAACGAACTCCAGCGGTTCAAGCGGTCCATGTCGGAGAACGTCACCCGGGAGGACATGACCCCGTTCGAGGAGGCTCACGGCTACCAGCGGATTCTCGACGAGGAAGAGGGCGCGACGATCGAGACCGTCGCCGCCGACTTCGCCAAGACCACCACGTACGTGAAGCTGCGCCTGGCCCTGCTTGACCTGCGTATCGAGATTCAGGAACTGGTGCAGGCCGGGAAGATCGGCACGCAGGCGGCGGTGCAGATCGCCGCGCTGAACTTCGCCAACCAGGGCTCCGTGCTGAGCAAGTTCGTGCGCGGCGAGTTCGCTGCGGACAACGAGATCGTGCACTTCGCCTTCGCGATGAAGCAGCAGCAGGACCAAGCCGTCCTCCTGGTCGTCGAGGAGATGACCGAGGAGCAGCGCACCGAACGCGCCGCCGCACAGAAGAAGACCCGCAACACGCTCGACAAGATCGAGCAGGTCCGCGAACTCCTGGACGAGATCGCCCGGACGAAGCCCTTGAAGCTCGCGGAGACGCTGGAGACGCAGGTCGGCGCACGGCTGGACCAGCTGGACCGGGTCGCTGAGTCGCTGACCAAAGCGCGGTGGCAGCTCAAGCAGGCCAAGGCGCACGCCGAAGCCCGCGAGCTGGTCAGCGTCAACCCGGAGGCGGAAGCGGACAGCTCCGCCGAGGACGGCGCCGACCGCGAACTGGCTGCCGCCTGA
- a CDS encoding VRR-NUC domain-containing protein: MTEEQFRCHVRKIAALRGWTLTYHTHNSRRSDAGWPDEVYGHPKAKRTIFAEFKSNTGRIRPAQRDWLQHLRACGFETALWRPTDLDHIVAVLAPDGPRAELPETF, translated from the coding sequence ATGACCGAAGAACAGTTCCGGTGCCACGTCCGGAAGATCGCCGCCCTTCGCGGCTGGACGCTCACCTACCACACGCATAACTCCCGGCGCAGTGACGCTGGTTGGCCCGATGAGGTCTACGGACATCCCAAGGCCAAGCGGACGATCTTCGCCGAGTTCAAGTCGAACACCGGGCGGATACGTCCCGCTCAGCGCGACTGGCTCCAGCACCTCCGGGCGTGCGGCTTCGAGACTGCGCTGTGGCGCCCCACAGACCTTGATCACATCGTCGCTGTCCTCGCCCCTGACGGCCCCCGCGCCGAACTCCCCGAAACCTTCTGA
- a CDS encoding helix-turn-helix domain-containing protein codes for MTTSLPPITRMLRTWRKRQDPRAVPGFTERYGKRNRKGLTQADMALLTGMSEGWYRKLETGAQENYSHDVLDRVARILGLNDAERVHLFYFATGHEPAPLKRPDAGHLDPTVTALVHQQIWPAYTFGPDWDIRVFNEHAGRDFPWMNRGVNVMIWALTYPEARLQLIEWEESWAKPMASQLRLAAQANQGNQRLAEVVREVKERDPVAKKILEEDHTAITHPDGDVRRLHLPNRDGVFEVEFITFARLRNNTKMMIVMPPGDAAYRQANSAMPSTMASVPAGTPGAPASA; via the coding sequence ATGACGACATCCCTGCCGCCGATCACCCGCATGCTGCGCACCTGGCGAAAGCGCCAGGACCCGCGCGCTGTACCCGGGTTCACCGAGCGGTACGGGAAACGCAACCGCAAAGGTCTCACGCAGGCAGACATGGCCCTGCTCACCGGGATGTCGGAAGGCTGGTACCGCAAGCTGGAGACCGGAGCCCAGGAGAACTACTCCCATGACGTCCTGGACCGTGTCGCCCGCATCCTCGGCCTCAACGACGCCGAACGCGTCCACCTCTTCTACTTCGCCACCGGCCACGAGCCCGCCCCCCTGAAGCGGCCGGATGCCGGACATCTCGACCCCACCGTCACGGCACTCGTCCATCAGCAGATATGGCCCGCCTACACCTTCGGCCCCGACTGGGACATCCGCGTCTTCAACGAGCACGCCGGCCGGGACTTCCCCTGGATGAACCGCGGCGTCAACGTGATGATCTGGGCTCTTACCTACCCCGAGGCCCGTCTACAGCTCATCGAGTGGGAAGAGTCCTGGGCCAAACCGATGGCCTCCCAGCTGCGCCTGGCCGCACAGGCCAACCAGGGAAACCAGCGGCTCGCCGAAGTCGTCCGGGAGGTCAAGGAGCGCGATCCGGTGGCGAAGAAGATCCTCGAAGAGGACCACACCGCCATCACGCACCCTGACGGTGATGTGCGCCGACTGCACCTGCCCAACCGTGACGGGGTCTTCGAGGTCGAGTTCATCACCTTCGCCCGGCTGCGGAACAACACGAAGATGATGATCGTCATGCCCCCGGGCGATGCCGCCTACCGGCAGGCCAACTCGGCCATGCCCTCCACCATGGCCAGCGTCCCCGCGGGCACCCCGGGCGCGCCTGCTTCCGCGTAG
- a CDS encoding poly-gamma-glutamate hydrolase family protein, with product MNSTRRATGTDTYKNFADLTANETEGIHWSREAHRVPASDLSHIAIHGGGIEVGTTEAARAAAGGSHNFYSFHGKKASANRVLHLTASHFDEPLCEALQADMVRTVSWHGFHDPLKITEVGGLDEHLALWITRSLEHAGFPVTGAAPERAGQGPRNICNRNLAGQGAQLELSTAQRTAFFRGGDTSAENRGNTTAEFSRYIEAVQAAYRRARA from the coding sequence GTGAACTCCACACGCCGCGCGACAGGCACCGACACGTACAAGAACTTCGCGGACCTCACCGCCAACGAAACCGAGGGCATCCACTGGTCACGCGAGGCGCACCGCGTGCCCGCCTCGGACTTGTCGCACATCGCCATCCACGGAGGCGGCATCGAGGTCGGCACCACGGAAGCGGCACGCGCCGCTGCGGGCGGCAGCCACAACTTCTACTCGTTCCACGGGAAGAAGGCCTCGGCGAACCGGGTCCTTCATCTCACCGCCAGCCACTTCGACGAGCCGCTGTGTGAGGCTCTCCAGGCCGACATGGTGCGCACGGTGTCGTGGCACGGCTTCCACGACCCCCTCAAGATCACAGAGGTCGGAGGGCTAGACGAGCACCTGGCGCTCTGGATCACCCGCTCACTGGAGCATGCAGGCTTCCCCGTCACGGGGGCCGCTCCAGAGCGGGCCGGACAGGGCCCTCGCAACATCTGCAACCGGAACCTTGCCGGGCAGGGTGCCCAGCTTGAGCTGTCGACAGCTCAGCGGACGGCCTTTTTCCGCGGTGGTGATACGAGCGCCGAGAACCGCGGGAACACGACTGCCGAGTTCAGCCGCTACATCGAGGCCGTTCAGGCCGCCTACCGGCGCGCTCGCGCCTGA